The region ctcctccccctaccccctccccgACGCTCCACACCCCCTTatcacctcccccaccccaccccctacaTACATTCACTTTTTCATAGGGTAATCTGGGCCGGAGGGAGCTCCGCGCCTCAAATTCTTCCTTGACTCGACCATTAAACCTGAAGTTCCAAGCTTGGTTCTTAGACCTCTCCTATGCAAACCAGAACGGGGAAGGAGACCGAATCTCCAGCCTTGTGAGCACAAGGGGTCCAGAATGTCCAGCCTGACCCCAGACCACAATCCTGAGCTCCCCgggaactttttttaaaaactgttgcCGACCTgtgcctttattatttttgaaggCCCAAACAGGGAATCTGGTGTTTTGAAAATAGCTCCCATAAAATCCAATTGACAAAAACGACTCCTAGTCTTCTCCCGACTCTCGCTATCCTCCAGCCCACTCTTAAAATCAGTCACTACAAAACTGGGCTCTTCAAATATGAATAAGCCTCCAAAAGCACCTTCAATCCTAAATTACTTCCTTTCCCCCtgcctttctgttttgtttctttctacacCCCTTTACCCAATCTGTTCAATTTTCTCAGCCCTTTCTTTTGGCAAAATCCTCAACGAAGTGTGTGGAGAGGGATGTTGGCAGCAAACAAGTCTTTAGACTTGTCTGCAGCCTGAACGGCTGGCGCCTCTGCAGCTGCCCAAAGCCGGTCACCTCTCCAGGCTTTGAGCGCACTAAGGGATCCGCCAAACCAGGCTTGGCTTCCTATTCTCCTAATCTTTTTTGATTCtcgtttttaaaatctttatcctCATATCCTTCTCGTTCGCCCtctaacttttttttcatttttcataatttcaagCCCCAAACTAAAAATTAGCGCACACTTTGCCTGCCTCCCGGAATCCGACCCGGGGGACCCACCGAGCTGGGTTTGTGCCCTGGGCACTGACTTCCGAATTTTGGGTCCCAGGCCCAGGATAGGGGGATGGGGGTTGTACAGCTGTTTCCGTACCTGTATGCGTCCTTTTATGGATCTTTAAGTTCTCGGAGCGCGCGAAGACCTTGCCACagccagggaaggggcaggggaagggcttCTCACCCGTGTGGACGCGGATGTGGTTAACCAGTTTGTATTTGGCCTTGAAGGGCTTGCCCTCGCGCGGACACTCCTCCCAGAAGCAGATGTGGTTACTCTGCTCCGGACCGCCGACGTGCTCCACCGTGACGTGCGTGACCAGCTCGTGCATAGTGCTGAAAGTTTTGTTGCACGACTTTTTGGGGTTGGCCAGCTGCTCGGGCTCGATCCACTTGCAGATGAGCTCTTGCTTGATGGGTTGGCGCATGTATCGGAAGAAGGCGCCGGCGCCGTGGTGCGCGGCCATGTTCACGTTCATGGGACCGTAGCCGTGCAGCTGCGGCGCGGCATAGTGCTCGGAACGCGGGCTGGTGACTTGGCCGTACTGCTCGGGCCGCGGGTACATGTCCCCCGAGAAGCCGAGCCTCATCTGCCCGTTGACCACGTTGGGCGACGCGTGGCCCGCAGCCTGCTCGTGAAGCCCGGGGAAGAGGAGGTGGCCCGCGGCGTCCGTGTGGCCGTGTGGGCCCCCGAAGCCCCCGGCCGAAGCGGCGAAGAGGCTGTGCTGTGCGCTGGCTGCCGCTGCCGCGTCGCCAAAGCCCCGGTTGCGGAACAGAAAGTCCCGCGTGGAGTTGAAGGCTGCGCTGGAATACGAGCCGACGTGGCCCGGGTGGTGGTGATGGCCCAGGGCCGCAGCAGCTGCGTAGCCCGGCGCCTGCGACGTGAAGGCCGTCTGGCCGGCCGAGGCCAGTTCGTGCGAACTGGGGTTGAGCTTGAAGGCGCCCATGCCGTCGGCGAACGGGTTGATACCCAGGCCCACGTCTCGCTCGGCCACGTCGCCCGCCGAGTGGTGGCGGGACGCGCCAAAGGTGGTCACGCCGATCGCTGGGTACTGGGGGCCGGCGTCCAGGAGCATCGTGGCTGCTCGGGGCGAGCCccggcctcccccgccccccccaccctcTCCCGCCGAGGAGGGAAAatcgggaggaggaggaggaaagagaggcggaggaagaggaggaagaagaggaggagggagggggagtcgACCCACCTCGCGAAGTCCTAGCCTGCAGGCAGCAGCGAGGCGCGCCCGGGCGCTCGCCCGGCTAAACGCTGGGAAGCCGGACGGTTGCGGGCCGCGAGTACCGCAGGCTCCAGCGCCCGCCAGGCAGACCCAGCTGGCCCGGCTCACACTTTCTCGCCGTTCAGTCTCTGCCGAGAGGGCCCTGCGTCAAGGCTGCCCGGGGAAAAGCATGGAGCATCTCAGCCCCCCAAAAAAACTTCCTCCCGGATTTGTAGCATAGAGGAATGTGAGCGCCAGAGCCGCGACTGCTCGCCCTCTCTCCGCCTCGCTCCCCTCCTCACTTCTCACTAGCCCCTcgccctttcttttctctctctctcttctctctccctctcctttctcacAGGCTTGTCTCCTCGCTCCTTCActctccttttttccctctctgctttttgcaaaaaaaaaaaaaaaaaaaaaagtgggggggggagaagaaagaaagaaaaagccaaagaaaaggcGCAAATCATGCACAATATTGTCTTTTGCGGTTTATCTTCCTGGGGAGAAACTTTCACCTCCTCAGCCGGGCGGTGAGCGCGAGACTGATAGCAGCAATCATTCCTGCAGATAAATGAATTGAAAGGACGACACCGTCCCCCCCTTGATGAATGGGAGCAGGGGGAGGCGTCACGTGCTGCCGACGCGGGTGCCCATTGGTGCGCCCGCACTCCCCCCGCCCGCAGCCGCCGCGCCAACGGAGGGCGCGCCGAGGCGCTTCGCGCCGCTCATTGGCCCGCCTGCCTCATCAATCCCAGGTATTGTAAAGCGCTTGACATCCCCTTTTGACAAACAGGGCTGCCAGGagtagcaactttttttttttagccaaattttttccctcttctcacGGAAATTTTTTTTTGCCACGATTCCCTTTTCTTCTCACAGTCATATACattccccccaccaccccctcgCTCGCTCTCGCTAGTGCTCGCTCTCGTCCTTCCTCGAACCTGCTCTTCGCTGAGCGTTCCCGGACTTCGGGCGTCTCCGAGACCAGGAGGCGGGATGGGGCTGGTAAATACAGCAAAGGCACTTCCAGAATGTCCCGATTCagcaactttcttttctttcttcccccgtTCACCCCTTCAAGGGCAGCAAAGGAGGCTTTTGTTATTTGCTCCTTTTGAAGTTTGCTTCCCTCTTGCCTGTTCCCCCTCCTGTTTATAATTTAAGATCTGCGGAGCACACGGGCACTACGCTCTTTTTACAAGAAATGTGATTTCTCAGTATAGCTGGTAGCcttgatttttctcacttttatcaGGTCAGACTTCCTgcgcaccccccaccccagccaaaCAAACACAGGTGAATGAGAGCTCTTAACTTTCCAGATTATtgaggtttgattttttttaatgggaaatgtttttgtcaattttcttttctttttccctttcttgcgttatttttctcttttctcccttttccttgtCTCCCACATCTGCCCCAGCTAACCCTCTCCGTTTGCACTCCTGTTCCCAACCCAGGCCCCTTTCATTCAGGTAAAACTGTAAATTTCCCAACGCGCCATTGTTCATCTGGACTGCCCAGAGCTCCCTAGAGATCCCCAATACTTTTTTGGTATTTAAATCCCCAATAGATAAGACCAATGTAAATTTTGTGACATTCAAACCTTTTCTAGTTCACAAATCAGTCACCCTTGTCACAGTTATTGAAATTCCGCAACTCGCCACACCAGGACGGTGGAAAAAGCGGGCGCGGTCTTTGTTGCCGACCAGGCTTTTGATCGCCAGAGAAAATTTACTTACCTTCAGATGAGtgagcagaaaaagaaataacactcCCTTTGATTTAGTTAGGAAAATGCAGACACTTGGATTCAGTGCAAACATACAACACTCGCTTGTTTTCGCGATGCGGCCCTCGATTAACCTGTCTTTGCCTAGCGCAAAGTCTATTCAACAACTGCGCCTAGTTGCTTTTTGTCCCGTCCACAAAGAGCCATTgactatatattaaaatgattgttGAAAGGTAGAGAAGTATAGcacttaaaagcagaaaaaaatcccTGTGACTCAATCAATTAAGCCGAGCAACATTTATGCATTTCAAAAAAATGCACGCGgatgctgggggttgggggatgaAGGTTGCATTTCTCCGTAGCTCTGTGTTTAAACCCCAGCAGCCTGGGCCGAGGGTTTAGTCTAAGCGTCTGCATATTCATTAGGTCTAATTATTTTCTAGtaaggaaaacacaaaaagccAAGAGTCGGAATCCTTCAATTTGCCCTTTGTTTCTAACTTCATTTGGCTTCTTTGCAGCTGAATCAGAGCCCTAAACTCTTTTTGCAAACAAAGAAACCTCAACTCATCCTTTCACAGGCGGCCGGGTTAGGAAACTCACCAGTGCCCGGGCgagaagaaaatgataatgaatattttttttttttgcccggTCGCCAGTGAGGGTTGCACAAGCTGGAggaaggcagggtcagggtccgCCGCTCCTCGCCTTTCTGGTTTTCTGGTCTTCTCACCGACTAGATTGTCGTTTGGGGCTGGCGAGCGGGGCTGCCCTTTCCTTGGGTTCTTCGGGCTCAAAAGTCCACTTGTGTATCTAGGATGATTTCCCGGTGTCTGAAGGGACCTGGCTGAGCATTTGCGCTTGTGCCGGGAAATAGAAATtcgaaaaggaaaaaaaaaaaaaaatcaactgttcTGTTCCCAGCAACAAGTCTGAGTCCACAAGCTCAGCATTCTCCCACCAACTTTGAGTGGAACAGAGTGAGGAGTGGAGGGAAAAGGCTGggacttggcttttttttttttttaattattatgcactttgttaaaaaaaaaaaagatatatcgGAGCAGTTCAGTGTTTTCCGTTACCTACCAAGGGGAAGTGGGATCCTGCTTTCCCTGGAGTTGTGAAAACGTTATCTACAAGGAAAAGTTTTCTCTAGAGGCTGTATTCCTCTCATTAGGGAAAACAAATATTGAACCCACCTTGCCTGcctttcacaaaaaaaaaaaaaaaaaaacaaagaaaaagaaaagaaaaaacaagggaGGGGACCTGAGGGGGAAGGGTGGCCgttgggagggggagagggaaaataattcttcaaaaaagaaatcagtctTCTCCTCTTCAGTCCGCGGAAAATCCAACGGGGACGTTGACAAGAGGGTATTTTTAGGAAACGCGTCCAAATATACAGGGTAAGAGtgaatgtgagaaaaaaaaagttgtgggtTGTAGAAGTTATCAAGT is a window of Microcebus murinus isolate Inina chromosome 1, M.murinus_Inina_mat1.0, whole genome shotgun sequence DNA encoding:
- the ZIC1 gene encoding zinc finger protein ZIC 1; amino-acid sequence: MLLDAGPQYPAIGVTTFGASRHHSAGDVAERDVGLGINPFADGMGAFKLNPSSHELASAGQTAFTSQAPGYAAAAALGHHHHPGHVGSYSSAAFNSTRDFLFRNRGFGDAAAAASAQHSLFAASAGGFGGPHGHTDAAGHLLFPGLHEQAAGHASPNVVNGQMRLGFSGDMYPRPEQYGQVTSPRSEHYAAPQLHGYGPMNVNMAAHHGAGAFFRYMRQPIKQELICKWIEPEQLANPKKSCNKTFSTMHELVTHVTVEHVGGPEQSNHICFWEECPREGKPFKAKYKLVNHIRVHTGEKPFPCPFPGCGKVFARSENLKIHKRTHTGEKPFKCEFEGCDRRFANSSDRKKHMHVHTSDKPYLCKMCDKSYTHPSSLRKHMKVHESSSQGSQPSPAASSGYESSTPPTIVSPSTDNPTTSSLSPSSSAVHHTAGHGALSSNFNEWYV